The following coding sequences are from one Sander lucioperca isolate FBNREF2018 chromosome 2, SLUC_FBN_1.2, whole genome shotgun sequence window:
- the LOC116050446 gene encoding leukocyte surface antigen CD53-like has translation MAQGCLKCLKYTMCFANFLIFMSGVAVLGFGVYMMLNFKLALIPTLANFNSANMLLVSGIVITCVSFLGFLGALKENRCLLLTFFLLLFILMLVELTAACLLLMYEGEIGKLVEDDLTKGLEKAKGSNSTSDWDLVQVKLDCCGVNNVTDWGSKVPSSCCFKDCGTTAPVYRTKGCLVKLKNWFEENFLAIGISVIVLCIIEVLGMCFAMTLFCHISRSGLGYKL, from the exons ATGGCTCAAGGCTGCCTCAAGTGTTTGAAGTACACCATGTGTTTCGCCAACTTCCtcattttt ATGTCTGGCGTGGCGGTGCTGGGCTTCGGTGTGTACATGATGTTGAATTTCAAGTTGGCACTCATCCCGACATTGGCCAACTTCAACTCAGCCAACATGCTGCTGGTAAGCGGCATCGTCATCACCTGCGTGTCCTTCCTGGGCTTCTTGGGTGCTCTGAAGGAGAACCGCTGTCTCCTTCTGACG TTCTTCCTGCTGCTCTTCATCCTGATGCTGGTGGAGCTGACTGCAGCATGCCTGCTACTCATGTATGAGGGAGAG ATTGGTAAATTGGTGGAAGATGATCTCACCAAAGGTTTGGAAAAGGCAAAAGGGTCAAACTCAACGAGTGATTGGGATTTGGTTCAGGTGAAG CTTGATTGCTGTGGAGTCAATAATGTGACAGACTGGGGATCCAAAGTGCCTTCCTCTTGCTGCTTCAAGGATTGTGGCACCACAGCACCTGTGTACAGAACAAAG GGTTGTTTGGTAAAGTTGAAGAACTGGTTTGAGGAGAACTTCCTAGCCATTGGGATATCTGTCATTGTCCTATGCATCATCGAG GTCTTGGGAATGTGTTTCGCCATGACGCTCTTCTGCCACATCAGTAGATCTGGACTGGGCTACAAGTTGTAG